The proteins below come from a single Balaenoptera acutorostrata chromosome 2, mBalAcu1.1, whole genome shotgun sequence genomic window:
- the TMEM171 gene encoding transmembrane protein 171 yields the protein MSPAAAAEPDGVQGDRRVTKLIFFLFVIGAILLCVGVLLSIFGFQACQYETLPDCSMVLKIAGPACAVIGLGAVVLARSRARLQRSEERLQGNQGASDRAFLCGESRQFVQCLIFGFLFLTSGMLISVLGIWVPGCGSDWAQEPLNETDAADSEPQICGFLSLQILGPLIVLVGLCFFVVAHVKKRNNLNVGQDASESEERQTQNMEPVQVTVGDAVIIFPPPPPPYFPESSVSAATRSPGADSLLPDENPPSYYSLFNYRIPTPEGQGAASERDCESIYTISGTASSSETSHTPYLSSDLPPRYEEKETAASTSLSPSSEPSPP from the exons ATGTCTCCCGCAGCTGCTGCCGAGCCAGATGGGGTCCAGGGAGACAGGCGTGTCACCAagctcattttcttcctttttgtcatCGGTGCCATCCTGCTGTGTGTGGGAGTCCTGCTGTCCATCTTTGGGTTCCAGGCATGCCAATACGAAACCCTCCCAGACTGCAGCATGGTGCTGAAGATCGCCGGGCCCGCGTGTGCCGTGATTGGGCTGGGGGCTGTGGTCCTGGCCCGCTCCCGGGCACGACTTCAGAGAAGCGAGGAGCGCCTGCAAGGCAACCAGGGGGCCTCCGACCGAGCCTTCCTCTGCGGGGAGAGCCGCCAGTTTGTCCAGTGTCTCATCTTTGGGTTTCTGTTCCTGACGAGCGGTATGCTCATCAGTGTACTGGGCATTTGGGTCCCCGGGTGCGGCTCAGACTGGGCGCAGGAACCGCTGAATGAGACAGACGCTGCTGACTCAGAGCCCCAGATCTGTGGATTCCTGtccctgcagatcttgggacccTTGATTGTGCTTGTGGGATTGTGTTTCTTCGTGGTTGCCCATGTTAAGAAGAGAAACAACTTGAATGTGGGCCAGGATGCTTCTGAAAGTGAAGAGAGACAGACCCAGAACATGGAGCCCGTCCAGGTCACCGTAG GTGATGCCGTGATCATATTTCCACCCCCTCCACCACCTTACTTTCCTGAGTCTTCAGTTTCTGCAGCTACTCGGAGTCCTGGGGCTGACAGTTTGCTCCCAGATGAAAATCCACCTTCATATTACAGTCTTTTTAACTATAG GATCCCAACTCCTGAGGGCCAAGGCGCAGCCTCTGAGAGAGACTGTGAATCTATATATACTATTTCTGGGACTGCTTCATCCTCCGAGACCTCACACACTCCCTATCTCTCATCCGATTTGCCTCCCAGATACgaagaaaaagaaactgctgCCTCCACCTCCTTGTCTCCATCTTCTGAGCCTTCCCCACCATGA